A window of Desulforamulus hydrothermalis Lam5 = DSM 18033 contains these coding sequences:
- the atpA gene encoding F0F1 ATP synthase subunit alpha: protein MNLRPEEISSIIRQQIDKYEAQVEVSDVGTVIQVGDGIARVYGLEDCMAAELLEFPGGTLGMALNLEEDNIGCVIMGPYTHIKEGDPVKRTGRIISVPVGDALIGRVVNPLGQPIDGKGPIKSDKYRPTERIAPGVITRKSVSVPLQTGIKAIDAMVPIGRGQRELIIGDRQTGKTAIAVDTIINQKGQNVICIYVAVGQKASTVAGVVQTLEQHGAMEYSIVVAANASEPAPLLYLAPYAGCAMGEEFMDNGKDVLIIYDDLSKQAAAYREMSLLLRRPPGREAFPGDVFYLHSRLLERAARLAPEFGGGSLTALPIIETQAGDVSAYIPTNVISITDGQIFLETDLFNAGQRPAISVGLSVSRVGGAAQIKAMKQVAGQLRLDLAQYRELAAFAQFGSDLDKATQARLNRGARTVQILKQPQYKPYPVEEQVVIIYTAVKGFLDDIELNRISAFEEGFINFMRTNKADILAAIRNDKEIKPETDAKLVAAIEEFKKTFA from the coding sequence ATGAATTTGCGACCTGAAGAGATCAGCTCGATCATTAGGCAGCAAATCGACAAATACGAGGCCCAGGTAGAAGTATCCGACGTGGGCACCGTTATCCAGGTCGGCGACGGTATCGCCCGTGTTTATGGCCTCGAGGACTGCATGGCCGCAGAACTGTTAGAGTTCCCCGGCGGTACCCTCGGCATGGCCCTCAACCTGGAAGAAGATAACATCGGTTGCGTTATTATGGGTCCCTACACCCATATTAAAGAAGGCGACCCCGTTAAGCGTACCGGCCGTATTATCTCCGTTCCTGTCGGCGATGCCCTGATCGGTCGTGTAGTAAACCCGCTGGGCCAGCCCATCGACGGCAAAGGCCCCATTAAATCTGATAAATACCGCCCCACCGAGCGTATTGCTCCCGGTGTTATTACCCGTAAATCCGTTAGCGTGCCCCTGCAAACCGGTATCAAGGCCATCGACGCCATGGTTCCCATCGGCCGCGGCCAGCGGGAGTTAATCATCGGCGACCGCCAAACCGGTAAAACCGCCATTGCGGTAGACACCATCATTAACCAGAAGGGCCAAAACGTGATCTGCATTTATGTGGCGGTGGGCCAAAAGGCCTCCACCGTGGCCGGTGTGGTGCAAACCTTGGAACAGCACGGCGCCATGGAGTACTCCATCGTGGTGGCCGCCAACGCTTCCGAACCGGCACCGCTCTTATACCTGGCTCCCTACGCCGGTTGCGCCATGGGCGAAGAATTCATGGACAACGGCAAAGACGTGCTGATCATTTATGACGACCTGTCCAAGCAGGCTGCCGCATACCGTGAAATGTCCCTGCTGCTGCGCCGCCCGCCGGGCCGTGAAGCATTCCCCGGGGACGTCTTCTACCTGCACTCCCGCCTGCTGGAGCGTGCTGCCCGCCTGGCGCCTGAATTTGGCGGCGGCTCCCTGACGGCGCTGCCCATCATCGAAACCCAGGCCGGTGACGTGTCGGCCTACATCCCGACCAACGTTATCTCCATTACCGACGGCCAGATCTTCCTGGAAACCGACCTGTTTAACGCCGGTCAGCGTCCTGCCATTTCGGTAGGTTTGTCGGTCTCCCGGGTAGGCGGCGCCGCCCAAATTAAAGCCATGAAACAGGTAGCCGGCCAGCTGCGCCTTGACCTGGCCCAGTACCGTGAGCTGGCAGCCTTCGCCCAGTTCGGTTCCGACCTGGACAAAGCTACCCAGGCCAGACTTAACCGGGGTGCCCGGACGGTGCAAATCCTCAAGCAGCCCCAGTACAAGCCTTACCCGGTAGAAGAACAGGTTGTGATCATCTACACCGCCGTTAAAGGCTTCCTGGATGACATTGAGCTGAACCGCATCAGCGCCTTTGAAGAAGGCTTCATTAACTTCATGCGCACCAACAAGGCTGACATCCTGGCAGCCATCAGAAACGATAAAGAAATCAAGCCCGAAACCGATGCCAAGTTAGTGGCAGCCATTGAAGAATTCAAAAAGACCTTTGCGTAG
- the atpE gene encoding F0F1 ATP synthase subunit C, which yields MEVTAAAAIATGLAVGLGALGAAVGDGICTGKAIESIARQPEAKGTIQTTMFISVGLIESIPIIAVVLAFMLFGKIG from the coding sequence ATGGAAGTAACTGCTGCTGCTGCCATCGCTACCGGCCTGGCCGTTGGTTTAGGCGCTCTGGGTGCCGCTGTTGGTGACGGTATCTGCACCGGCAAAGCCATCGAAAGCATTGCCCGTCAGCCCGAAGCTAAAGGTACCATTCAAACCACCATGTTTATTTCCGTAGGTCTGATCGAATCTATCCCCATTATCGCCGTAGTTCTTGCCTTCATGCTGTTTGGTAAGATTGGTTAA
- a CDS encoding F0F1 ATP synthase subunit delta, with protein sequence MLKGAVARRYAQALYEIARDKNALDTMEQELKGVAEAIEGTRELQKVLYHPQVLPGEKKKLLKALFEGKISAETMNFLGLVVDKRRENYISGIAAEFAALANEARGKVAAEVTSAIQLSDEQKQQLIQVASRLAGKQVEPTFAVDPSLIGGVVVKIGSKVIDGSIKTRLAALKSRLMSKTS encoded by the coding sequence ATGTTAAAAGGGGCTGTGGCAAGGCGTTATGCCCAGGCCCTGTATGAAATTGCCCGGGATAAAAATGCCCTGGACACCATGGAACAGGAATTAAAGGGCGTTGCTGAGGCAATTGAAGGGACCAGGGAGCTCCAAAAGGTATTATACCATCCGCAGGTGTTACCCGGCGAGAAGAAAAAACTGCTCAAGGCGCTGTTTGAAGGTAAAATTTCCGCCGAGACCATGAACTTCCTTGGTCTGGTTGTTGATAAGCGCCGCGAGAACTATATCTCGGGCATTGCCGCCGAATTTGCCGCCCTGGCCAACGAAGCCCGCGGCAAAGTGGCCGCCGAAGTAACCTCTGCCATCCAGCTCAGCGATGAGCAAAAACAACAATTAATTCAAGTAGCTTCCCGCCTGGCCGGTAAACAAGTGGAACCCACCTTTGCGGTGGATCCTTCCCTGATCGGCGGCGTTGTTGTAAAAATCGGCAGTAAGGTCATCGACGGCAGTATTAAAACCCGTCTTGCTGCCCTTAAATCACGCCTCATGTCCAAAACCAGTTAA
- the atpB gene encoding F0F1 ATP synthase subunit A, whose product MSAAAGAAHAAEHHDMLHQVEVALNYWGIPLFSEYDKYWQIMGLSISPRTMIMTWLTMALVLLFAWACTRNLNVRSPGKAQATFEVLWEFLGGQVFANLGKSKVGNAMLPVVITLFTYIAFANLLGLIPTLSSPTADKNTTFGLALIVVFLIHYHGIKSNGIGGHIGHYFQPFKPFVVLHLIEEVARPVTLAFRLYGNIFAGEVLIAVLLGLININAYVFGGFIPSVIWLAFSVFVGFVQAFVFSMLTIAYVSQFAAHHDADHH is encoded by the coding sequence ATGAGCGCTGCGGCGGGAGCTGCGCATGCAGCAGAGCATCATGATATGCTGCACCAGGTGGAAGTGGCCCTCAACTACTGGGGCATTCCGCTGTTTTCGGAGTACGACAAATACTGGCAGATCATGGGTCTCAGCATCAGTCCCCGGACCATGATTATGACCTGGCTCACCATGGCTTTGGTGCTGCTGTTTGCCTGGGCCTGCACCAGAAACCTGAATGTCAGGAGCCCCGGCAAAGCACAGGCCACCTTTGAGGTGCTGTGGGAATTCCTGGGCGGGCAGGTATTTGCCAACCTGGGCAAAAGCAAAGTAGGCAATGCCATGTTGCCCGTTGTCATAACCCTGTTTACTTACATTGCCTTTGCCAACCTGCTGGGCCTGATACCAACCTTAAGTTCGCCCACGGCAGACAAAAACACCACCTTTGGCTTAGCCTTAATTGTTGTCTTTTTAATTCATTACCACGGCATCAAATCTAACGGTATCGGCGGCCACATCGGCCACTATTTCCAGCCCTTCAAGCCCTTTGTGGTGCTGCACCTGATTGAAGAAGTGGCCCGGCCGGTGACGCTGGCTTTCCGTCTTTACGGCAACATCTTTGCCGGCGAGGTACTGATCGCGGTATTGTTAGGTTTGATCAACATTAACGCCTATGTCTTCGGTGGATTTATCCCGTCGGTTATTTGGCTGGCATTCTCAGTTTTTGTAGGTTTTGTGCAAGCCTTCGTATTCTCCATGCTGACCATTGCCTACGTATCACAGTTTGCTGCTCACCACGATGCTGACCACCACTAG
- a CDS encoding ATP synthase subunit I gives MLGSATMPSLEVQLKRTVKHTAAVVAVLALAVALDYHNHLYKGFLVGSLVSLQNAILLSKRIKKASAIKEVGKAIAYMRRGFFIRLIIIMATLWLSVRIPGISVHAAAVGLFVAPVLSIADFIVTLLKESVPPGGALDNKVKPFQREGGENA, from the coding sequence ATGCTGGGGTCTGCTACCATGCCAAGCCTGGAAGTACAACTAAAGCGCACTGTCAAACACACGGCGGCGGTGGTGGCCGTGCTGGCCCTGGCGGTGGCGCTGGACTACCACAACCACCTGTATAAGGGTTTTTTGGTGGGTTCCCTGGTCAGCCTGCAAAATGCCATTTTGCTCAGCAAGAGAATTAAAAAAGCATCCGCCATTAAAGAAGTGGGCAAAGCAATTGCATACATGCGCAGGGGCTTTTTTATCCGCCTGATTATCATTATGGCCACCCTGTGGCTGTCTGTCAGAATTCCCGGTATCAGCGTGCATGCCGCAGCGGTAGGCTTGTTTGTTGCCCCGGTGCTGTCCATAGCCGATTTTATTGTCACGTTGCTAAAAGAGAGTGTCCCCCCCGGGGGCGCCCTCGATAATAAAGTGAAACCATTTCAACGTGAAGGGGGTGAAAACGCATGA
- a CDS encoding AtpZ/AtpI family protein: MSGNGKGNPLRALALASSISVEIAAATVAGFWGGRWLDAKLNTAPWLMLAGLLLGMAGGMWGVYHTLESFRQKDKE; encoded by the coding sequence ATGAGTGGAAACGGTAAAGGAAACCCGCTGCGGGCCCTGGCCCTGGCTTCCTCCATCAGTGTAGAAATTGCCGCTGCCACGGTGGCAGGCTTTTGGGGCGGGCGGTGGCTGGATGCCAAGCTTAACACCGCCCCCTGGCTGATGCTGGCCGGGCTTTTGCTGGGCATGGCCGGCGGCATGTGGGGCGTGTATCATACACTGGAGTCCTTCCGCCAGAAAGACAAGGAGTGA
- the atpF gene encoding F0F1 ATP synthase subunit B, with amino-acid sequence MESLGFNATLLAQMFNFLVLLILLRAVAYKPFMNMLEKRRELIESSIAAAEEDKKQAEQMRAALQAELQRSREQAAELMARATKNAEEQAQQIIEAAKAEAARVKDSALAEIQREKEKAVAELRDQVATLSILVAGKIIDQKLTDDIHKDLVNKFVKEAGDLPC; translated from the coding sequence GTGGAGAGCTTAGGTTTTAATGCTACGTTATTAGCCCAGATGTTCAACTTCCTGGTCTTATTAATCCTGCTCCGGGCGGTGGCCTACAAGCCTTTTATGAACATGCTGGAAAAACGCAGGGAACTCATCGAAAGCAGCATTGCTGCAGCCGAAGAAGATAAAAAGCAGGCCGAGCAAATGCGGGCCGCTTTACAGGCCGAACTGCAGCGTTCCCGCGAACAGGCTGCCGAGCTGATGGCCCGGGCAACCAAAAACGCTGAAGAACAAGCCCAGCAGATTATTGAAGCTGCCAAAGCAGAAGCTGCCCGGGTTAAAGACAGCGCCCTGGCTGAAATCCAGCGGGAAAAAGAAAAAGCTGTGGCCGAACTGAGGGACCAGGTTGCTACACTCTCCATTTTGGTGGCTGGCAAAATTATCGACCAGAAACTCACTGATGACATTCATAAGGATCTGGTGAACAAATTTGTTAAAGAGGCAGGCGATCTGCCATGTTAA